One genomic region from Lates calcarifer isolate ASB-BC8 linkage group LG10, TLL_Latcal_v3, whole genome shotgun sequence encodes:
- the cdkn1bb gene encoding cyclin-dependent kinase inhibitor 1Bb — MSDVRLSNGSPTLERTDPRVSDHPKPSACRSLFGSVDHEELKRDLKGHLREMEETASAKWGFDFANHTPLVNDRLEWELVDCRDVPDFYNRPLRREKGVCSAGNNNVDLNGNHNCVVVAPSEDTDRSDGQMECTEQCTGLRKRPACHDPTAQNKRSHTSSDEVSCPSLSHSAEYTPRKTSPKRQT, encoded by the exons ATGTCAGATGTTCGACTTTCAAACGGGAGCCCGACGCTGGAGCGGACGGACCCCCGGGTTTCGGATCACCCGAAACCGTCAGCCTGCAGGAGCCTCTTCGGCTCGGTGGATCACGAAGAGTTAAAGAGGGATTTAAAGGGACATTTGCGGGAGATGGAAGAGACTGCCTCCGCCAAGTGGGGCTTCGACTTCGCCAATCACACGCCGCTGGTCAACGACAGACTCGAGTGGGAATTAGTGGATTGCAGAGACGTCCCGGATTTCTACAACCGGCCGCTCCGGAGAGAGAAGGGCGTCTGCTCCGCTGGGAATAACAATGTGGATCTAAATGGGAATCATAACTGTGTTGTGGTGGCTCCGAGCGAAGATACCGACAGGTCTGACGGGCAGATGGAGTGCACGGAACAGTGCACCGGGCTGAGGAAAAGACCTGCATGTCACG ACCCCACGGCCCAAAATAAGAGGTCACACACCAGCTCAGATGAGGTTAGTTGTCCAAGTCTGAGCCACTCTGCAGAATACACACCCAGAAAGACCAGTCCCAAGAGACAAACGTGA